The nucleotide sequence TTTCGAAGCCACCATGATCATCATGCCAGCACCCTTTTCCGCCGCGACAAGTTCGGCGGCAACCACAGTGCCCCAGCATACACCCATCGCAACCCGTGCGCCTGTGAAGATTTCAGGCAACGAGTTGGGAATGATGACATGGCGCATGATCTGCCACTTTGAGGCCCCCAGACTGTAAGCGGCATGCACCTTGGAAATCCGGACGCCAGACACTCCAGAACGGGCAGCAATCGCCATGATCCAAAGAGCTGCGAGGAACAGCAGGATGATCTTGCCCACCTCACCAATACCGGCCCAGATGATCACGAGCGGGATCAGCGCAAGCGGCGGTACAGGACGCATGAATTCCACAATCGGGTCAAACCACCCCCGGAACCAGTTGGACAGGCCCATCGCATAACCCAGCGGAATCCCGACCAACGCCCCCAGAAAGAAGCCCACGATTACGCGGAACAACGAGTAGCCAAGGTGTTCGGCCAATGTCGAGTTACGATAACCCACGGTCGCGATTTCGCTCAGTCGGCTCCATACGGCTTCGGGTGCTGGCAACCAGATCGGCTCCATCTGAATGCCGGTCGATGGGATGATGTTCAGTGTCCCCTTGTCAGACATGGCCACGCGTCCGAATGCGATATCAACAGACCCACCCGGCGCAATCGCCTGGCCATCAACAGCTGTGATAAAGGTCTCTTCATCGCGGCCCATTTCGTCATTGCGGTCCACACGTAGAAGCTCACTACGATAGACAGGAATTGCCACTGCATCATTCTTTGCAATGCCATCGCCGTCAGCTACTTCTGGCGCATCCACCTCTTCGCCGGTGGGGTGCACAACAACCGAAACAGTTGCATTGTCGCTATCGCCCGCTGGCGTCGTGATGGTGTATTCAAAGCTACCATCACCGATGAAGGGGCCCGGCGCGTGCATGAAGCCCGGCAAGAGCTTGGAACCAGTGAACGCGCCCCAAAGAACGAAGATCAAAACAATCGAAACAACCGATGCAGCCGTGTTCGATGTCACCGCGCTTTCATCGCCAAAGGTCACCGTTTTGAGCGATCCATAGTCGTGTTTCGGCGTCAGCAGGCGCTTCACACCACTCCAGATCACCATCATCAACAGGATGATCAGAATGTAACCGATGACATAAGGTGCCGCTGCAAAGAGCGTTACCAAAACGGCCCAGAGCTCGGACCAGAGATTTCCCAAAAGTTCCATTATGCGTCCTCCGCCCGGCCCATGATTTCTTCTTCCATGTCCCAGATCATCCCGAGGATTTCCTCGCGTGTTTCACCGAATTTTGGATGCTTCTTGACTTCGCGCAGATCCTGACCGACGCCCATCTCTGCAAAAGGCAGACGGTATTCTGTATGAATACGACCAGGACGCGGTGCCATAACAATCAAGCGTTCGCCCAAAAGAAGGGCCTCTTCCACTGAGTGCGTGATCAGAATGATCGTCTTGCCTGTCTCTTTCCAAAGCTTCAGGACCAGACCCTGCATTTTTTCGCGGGTCAACGCATCGAGCGCACCCAGCGGTTCGTCCATCAAGATCACATCAGGCTCATTTGCAAGGCAACGGGCCAAGGCAACGCGCTGTTGCATACCGCCCGACAATTCGTATACGGCCTTTTCCTTGAAGTCCTGCAAACCCACGACATCCAGCAAGTGGTCTACAATCTCGACCTTTTCGGCCTTGGGCATGCCCTTCATTGATGGTCCAAAGCCTACGTTTTCCCGTACGCTCATCCACTCAAACAAGGCGCCTTGCTGGAACACCATGCCGCGTTCGGCGTCAGGTCCCGTGACCGTGTGCCCATTGAGAATGATGTTCCCATCGGTTGGGGCCAGAAAGCCCGCAACGATATTCAAAAGCGTTGTCTTCCCGCAGCCCGAGGGCCCCAAGACCGACAGCAGCTCACCTGCCTTAAGATCGAGAGAGACGTCCTTCAACGCTTGCACCGACGACCCATTTGGCAGGTCAAAGCGCATCGATAGCTTATCTATTTGTAACCCTGACATGGCTTATCCCATTGTTTCCCCTGAAAATCCCTAGCGGATCGTCAGGGATTTTCACGATAAAGAATGGAGGACTGGCGCGCAGTTTCCTACGCGCCAGTACTTGCAGTTACATGTCGTTGACGGCCTGCAGTGGGCCAGCGTTCACAGCGCCTTCATAGCTGTCCAGCGATGATGCGATCGAGCCGGATTCGACGAATACGTCGGCTACACCCTTCATGAAGGCCGGTGCAGCACCACCAAGCCATGCTTCGGACAACTGCGTTGGAACATCAGGGAACACGAATGTTGCCATTGTTTCCGCAGTTGCATCTTCATCCATACCAGCGTCGTTTGCGATCACGGGCAGCATCTCTGCAACGCCCGAACCATCGTTCCAAGACGCGTTTGCTGCGGCTGTCACCTCAAGGAACTTCGCAACCAGCTCCGGGTTTTCAGCAACGAAACCTGCAGGTGCGGATGTCACATCAAACACCAGAATGCCCAGCGCTTCTTTCTCAGCGCCCGTCAGAAGCACGTTGCCGTGCTCTTTCATGCGGCGCAGCGCACCACCCCAGCCGCAAGACATATCGACCTGCCCCTGCGCCAAAGCAGCAGCGCCTTCCGCTGGTGCCATATCCACAACGTCAAGCGACGCAAGATCGACACCGAAGTGATCCATCTGGCGCAGGAAGCCATAGTGTGCGGCCGTACCAAGCGG is from Yoonia sp. GPGPB17 and encodes:
- a CDS encoding taurine ABC transporter substrate-binding protein; its protein translation is MNIKNALMGAAAGVALMTGTTQAVADGHGEITVAYFLEWPMPFQFAKVNGTYDEEMGVTVNWVSFDSGTAMSAAMASGDVQIAVSQGVPPFVVAASAGQDLQILDVAVSYAENDNCVVSSGLEIDKDSADELAGKKVAVPLGTAAHYGFLRQMDHFGVDLASLDVVDMAPAEGAAALAQGQVDMSCGWGGALRRMKEHGNVLLTGAEKEALGILVFDVTSAPAGFVAENPELVAKFLEVTAAANASWNDGSGVAEMLPVIANDAGMDEDATAETMATFVFPDVPTQLSEAWLGGAAPAFMKGVADVFVESGSIASSLDSYEGAVNAGPLQAVNDM
- a CDS encoding taurine ABC transporter ATP-binding protein: MSGLQIDKLSMRFDLPNGSSVQALKDVSLDLKAGELLSVLGPSGCGKTTLLNIVAGFLAPTDGNIILNGHTVTGPDAERGMVFQQGALFEWMSVRENVGFGPSMKGMPKAEKVEIVDHLLDVVGLQDFKEKAVYELSGGMQQRVALARCLANEPDVILMDEPLGALDALTREKMQGLVLKLWKETGKTIILITHSVEEALLLGERLIVMAPRPGRIHTEYRLPFAEMGVGQDLREVKKHPKFGETREEILGMIWDMEEEIMGRAEDA
- a CDS encoding ABC transporter permease; its protein translation is MELLGNLWSELWAVLVTLFAAAPYVIGYILIILLMMVIWSGVKRLLTPKHDYGSLKTVTFGDESAVTSNTAASVVSIVLIFVLWGAFTGSKLLPGFMHAPGPFIGDGSFEYTITTPAGDSDNATVSVVVHPTGEEVDAPEVADGDGIAKNDAVAIPVYRSELLRVDRNDEMGRDEETFITAVDGQAIAPGGSVDIAFGRVAMSDKGTLNIIPSTGIQMEPIWLPAPEAVWSRLSEIATVGYRNSTLAEHLGYSLFRVIVGFFLGALVGIPLGYAMGLSNWFRGWFDPIVEFMRPVPPLALIPLVIIWAGIGEVGKIILLFLAALWIMAIAARSGVSGVRISKVHAAYSLGASKWQIMRHVIIPNSLPEIFTGARVAMGVCWGTVVAAELVAAEKGAGMMIMVASKFQSTDIVLMGIVLIGIIGFSIDMLMRQAEKWLVPWKGKG